One Butyricicoccus intestinisimiae genomic window, CGGCATCCCGCGCTTGGCGGGTGATGGATGCAACCTGAGAAAATGAGTTGGGCACCGCTTGTGTTTCCGAAGGGATGGTTTCCGGCGATGGCGCGGAATTTGTGCACGCAGACAGCGCGAAAACAAAAAATATCCCTGCAAGCATACCGCATAGTTGCTTTCTCATCAAAATCACCCCGTTTGCACATCAAACATGTTATATATACTCGTATGGTATCATGGTTGTTTGCGCCTGTCAATTTGAGACAGAAAAAACCCGCCCTTTCCAACGAAAAGGCGGGTTTATGAAAGTAAAGACCTATTTTGATACGAAATGCACACGGTACGGACCTTTTATTAGAAGGTTCACCTTTCTTTGAAATGTGCAATGCTTACTCTGTCATTATACAGGGATAAATAGGAGCGTAACTTGATTTTTACTCTGCACTGTGGCAATGATTTCTGTAATATATCGGTGTAACGCCGTACAGTGTTTTGAATCTACGGCAGAAATAGCCGATATTCTCAAATCCTGTTTCATGCGCTATGGCACAAACGCTGTGTTCGGTATCAACAAGCAGCTTTGACGCTCGTTTCAGTCTGTATTCCACAACGTAATTTATCGGTGATGTGTGCAGATAAGTCCTGAAAATATTGAGAACAGTGCTTTTGCTTACAAGAACTGTTCGGGCAATATCGTCCAGTGTTATCCGACTACTGTAATTATCATGAATATACTGCATCATTATCTGAAGCTTAGCCTGCGTCTGTGCGGAATGCACGGACACAACAGGGCTGCAGTCTGTTATCTGTATGCTTTCATATAACAGGCGCCATAGTTTAAGTAACAGTTCTACCGTTTTCATTTCAGACGCTGTGCCTGAACCCTGCACAGCAAATATCGACCTCATTGTTTCGATAATGCTGTGGTGCGCTGTTGCTTCGGCGGAAAAAATCACACATTCGGTAGTTGATTCAATTATCGGTCTGATGTATCTGCTGTATATCAGACTGCCCTGCGGCGCAAGCAGAACAGGTGAAAAAACAATGTTAGGAATGATGGCGCTGCCTCTGGCTTCAAATCTGTGTATCACCTGAGAGTTTATAAAGATTCCATCGCCCGAGCTTAGAACATACCTGTTTCCGCCCACCAGAAAATCAGCCTTGCCCTGCTGTACATAAACAAATTCGACCTCCGGGTGCCAGTGCCAGTCGATACAGTGAAAGTCGAAACCCCAGATGTCCTCATAATAGTAGCTGAACGGATATTCTTCGCTGCCGTGATTTGCGGTTTCACGCAAGGTTTCGTCTGTTGTGATCCTGTCCTTTTTGATTTCATCACGCATGTTCTCACCTGATTTACGATATTATGTAATAAAAATGTGATTTTGTGCATCGAAATGTTATAATATTTGCTATATAATCTAATTGTATTAATTGTCAAGGAGTTTGTCAATATGGCTCTGAATTACAAAAAAACACTTATATCTTGCTATCTTGGATTCATCACACAGGCAATAGCAGCTAATTTCGCCCCGCTTCTATTTCTCACGTTTCACAATGGCTATGGTATCCCTCTTGGGAAAGTTGCCCTTATCTCATCGGTATTTTTTGTTACTCAGCTTATCATAGACGTGCTGTGCGCACGTTTCGCCGACAAAATCGGTTATCGGAAATGCGTTATCGGTTCGCAGGCGTTTTCGGCACTGGGACTTATCGGACTTGCCTTTCTGTCTGAACTGTTTCCCAACCCGTTCGCAGGAATAATCGTAAGCACAATCATATACGCAATGGGAAGCGGTCTGACCGAGGTGCTTGTAAGTCCGATAGTTGAAGCCTGCCCATTTGAGCACAAAAAAGCCGCAATGAGTCTGTTGCATTCATTCTACTGCTGGGGTTCGGTCGGAGTTATACTCATTTCAACACTGTTTTTTACTGTTTTCGGCATAGAAAACTGGAAGTGGCTCTCTTGTATCTGGGCGATAATTCCACTTGTGAACATATACAATTTTTCAGTATGTCCCATTGAACATCCTGTCGAGGACGGCGAGGGAATGCGTATCCGTGACCTGCTCAGAGTACCACTGTTCTGGCTTGCGATACTGCTTATGGTATGTGCGGGAGCCTCGGAGCTTTCAATGGCGCAGTGGGCGTCAGCATTTGCAGAATCCGCTCTCGGGATGACTAAATCAGTCGGTGATATTGCAGGACCGTGTATGTTTGCGGTGACGATGGGCATAAGCCGTACGCTCTACGGGAAGTACGGCGAAAAGCTCGATCTTATGAAATTCATGATAGGCTCGGCGCTGCTGTGTCTGATCTGTTATATCACCGCCTCCCTGTCGGGAATACCTATAATCGGACTTTTCGGCTGCATAATGTGCGGGTTCTCGGTAGGTATCATGTGGCCCGGATCTATAAGCATCTGCTCAGGCAAAATACCCACCGGTGGAACTGCAATGTTTGCACTTCTCGCCATGGCAGGCGACCTCGGCGGAGCGCTCGGTCCTGCTATTGTAGGAAATATCACCCAGAATGCAGGTGACGATATGCAGAAAGGTATGCTTTCAGGTTGTGCATTTCCCTTGATACTTATGATATCGCTCCTGTTGCTGAACAGAGCCAGACACAGAAATAACTGATTGTATCGGACGGTTTGTGCAAAAATATAATAAAAAGGCACCATGTATTAAATGAACTGCACCCCATTTGTTAGACAGTATGATATAATGTCTAACAGGTGGGGTGATTTTAATGCCAAAGGGAGTACCAAACAAACGATACACGCCGGAATTCAAGAAGCTGGTCGTGGAAACCATGATGAAAGAAAAGATCAGTTACAGAGAAACGGCTCGACAATTTGAAATCAGCAATCATCACAGAGTACAAGACTGGGAACGAATCTATCTGACGGAGGGTCCAGAAGGCTTTGCCATCGAACGGCGTGGCTGCGGCAATCACGGCTGTCACTAAGTTGTGACAGATAGAGAAAAAGCTATCTAAAATGATTAAAAAATCATTCTAGATAGCTTTTTTAATTAGTCTTCAGATAAATCGTCACGGTCATCAATAAATTCATCAGACTCAGATAGCTGACAACCTTTGCTTCTATTGCAGGTTTTGTGAAGTAGTTGGGCATTTTCGATACTTGTAGAACCACCTAATGAGTAAGCAATAATATGATCGATTTCACAATCGTCAATGCTTAAAATTTGATTTCCACAATAATCACATTTATATCCAGGATAAAAGAGCTTTTTTTAATATCGGGATCAAAAGTTCTTGACGAGTCGAGTGGTTGATCGGAAGATATTATTTTGTTTAAAATACTCATAACAGCGTTTATTCGACAGCGAACCTTAGTTCCAGCATTAGTTCCAGCATAAACCCAGTCCTGATATTCTTTATTTGTAGTTTTTAAAAGATGGATTTCTTTGCGTATTTCATCTGCATATTTCATAATCGATTTTTTGGAGAAATATGAAAATGGAATCATGATAGAATCATATACAGCTCCGTTAAATTTATGTCGACTATTAAAAAATGCATCGTCTCCGAGAACATTTTTAACTAATTCTATTGTGCTATTAAATTGCTTCTTCGCTGCAACTAATTGTTCATCACTATCTGATGAATGCTGTTGCATATATCGATTCATTGCTGTTTTATATGTCCCTTTAAGATGCATATAATCTCTCAAAGTAAAAAATCTTAGGATTCTTTCTTCGTATACAAATCGAGTATTAGAGTCATGAAATAAATCTTTTAAAATTTGATTATTATTTGCGACATCTTTTAATATATCGTTAAATCGCCCGCGATAGATACAATTACGAACCTCTTGATCTTTTAATTTAATAGCGCCACGATTTAAACGTGAAAATATTTCGTATTTAAGATCTTCAGAATCCTTTTTCTATGCAGACGGCAGATACTGTTAAAGTTCGCAATTTTCGTTGGATACTTTTTTCTAAATCCTTAAAAAATAATCCATTCAACGATTGCAATTTTGTTAGACCAACCAATTGAAATTCATTTCTTAAGTAACGTACAAAGGACGTAATTCGTTGTTGACCATCTATTACAGATAAAACACCATCATCTTCCTCAGCTAAATAAATAATAGGAATCGGAATACCTATTAAAATCGATTCGACTAAAAGTGAAGCGTGTTTATTATCATAAACATAGTTGCGCTGATAATCAGGGTCGGTGATAATATCGTTTGCTTCAACTACATTTTGCAATTCACCTAAAGAATAATTAATTTGACGAGTATGTACAATACTAGTATTTATTTCTGATTCGTACATAATCAACCACTTTTATTATTTGTAAAAAAATAGAGCGAACTGAATAGTCCGCTCTATGGTCGGAGTGTAATTATAGGATCTCAGAAAACGCAGATATATCAACAGTTTGCTGGTAGTTGGCAAGAGGTATTCATTCTTTTGAAAAAGCTCTTGATGCCTAAATCTTTATAGGTAATGGGAACCTACTACATTAGGCATAGCTAAATGCTATTATTACTTTCCATGTTGTCCTTTGCGCATCGGTTCGTCTGAATAGCCTGCGATGAAGCACTATGCTGGAACTCTGATTGTTTGACATTAAGTTGTAAAATATTAAATGCTTTTCCGCTTGTTCCGGTATCCGATGTATCAGTATATGTTGAGATGAGATAATCGAGATACTGTTCGGTTGGTTTATTCTCCATTATTTATATCCTCACTTTCTGATAACATATAGTGTGAATAGAAATATTGAGGATTATAAGCACGGTCAAAATAATGCTTTCTTTTTAGCCAAATAAAGCCATCGCATTTCGAGATAATCGCAACATCAATGGGCCCACCAACAGTCCCTATATTATTATCCAATGCAACCTTGCGCCGCAGAGAAGTGATATTAATCATCGATTCTGCTAATAAGGCTAATTCTTCAATGGGGAGCGTTGCTACAGATTGTGTGATAGGGAACAAATACTGTTGTTGGGCTTTTTGAACAATTTGATTAATAACATTTGATGTAATTCTACTAAGTTCCTGCTGAACCAATTGCTTTTTATTCTCTGCAAAAAAAGTATCATCAATGCTATTAACTCCGCTTTGGATTTGTCTTGGAAGTTCTTTGCCGATGTCGTTTATAAAGCTATCATTAATGCCAAATAGAAAAGTCTGCATTACATCTGTTTGTGCTAACGGGGTGATAGTTGACATTTGTTCCTCTGTAATTGCGACATTCTCAATAGTGGTATATCTTATTATATTATTTGCTATTCCAGATATGTGCAAATGCAACATTTGAGGAAATATATTGTTTTCTCCGTAGCCAGCAAAAGCCAATCCAACATAGCCATTACGCATAAAGTCCTTGTTGAATACGGAACATATTTTTTCCACAAGTTCGGCAAGTAAAGGCTCTCCAATCCAAGGAAATTGTACTGATATGTATTGCCTAATTTCCCCGCTATATGTATTCTTAATATAATCATGGAGTTCTAAATTCGGTATCGTAGCCAACTGATCAACAAACATGAGTGTTGCTCTTACAGTTTCAACCTGTATTTCTTGCAGTTCTTCTGCTGTGAGGTCGCGTTTGATTTCATTTATTTTTCGCTTAATAGAAAGTTGATAATCTCCATTCAAGCCATTTAGCAAATCAACATATACATTTGTAACATATGCTTTCTCGTTAGCCGGGAAACGAAATAGATTAGATTTCAGTATGAGAAACTGCAAAAAATCAGTCACATAGTCGGAGAGATTTGGGAACACTTTGTTTCTTAGCTCTGATTTATACTGCTTAATAATCAATTCCATCGGAATGCCCATCAATTCAGCATTAGAATAAATGATAACTCCAATAGGCGCTACTTTTGAAAGTGCAAAAAGTTTATTTGCAGAATTATGAATAGCTAAATGTTGCCCTATAGTAACTGCACTATCGGCAGCTAAAGCTATGGCGTTTTTGTTCATTATACAAATTCCAGCGCTCATGCTAAATACCCTCCATTATTCTAAGTAGCTACGACTATTATAATTATATCACAACAACTCGACATTTCCCACAATTATTCGAGGTTGTAAATTAAGAATATGTTTAAACTATTGAGAACAACGCCGCCCAACAGGACAACGGGCGGCGTTTTCATATATAAACCATGAAGGGAGGTCACTTCCACCCGGCCAGTCTGCGGACTGGCTTTTATTATGCCACGAAAAGGAGGTTTGCAAATGGCAGATGATAAGAAAAATATTCCCGATGTAGCCCCGCCCGCCGAGGCTCCCGCTCCTGCGGTAGAAAATGCCGCCGTGCCGGAGCAATCTGCTCCCAAGTCTGCGCTGACCGACGCAGAGGCGGTCATGCTGGAACACGAGGGGCAGGCGGCGCTCTTTGAAATGGGCGAGGCCGTGCCTGATCCCGCCGACGCTGTTACCCGCACTGAGGTGGAGGAGCCTGCCACTCCCGACGTCCCCAAGGCTGGAAAGGAGCAGGAGCAGCCGCCCGCTCCCGGCAAGGACGATCCCGCCCCGGCATATTCCGACAAGGTAGTGGATTTTGCCGCCGCCCGTGACGAGGCGGCCAAGGAGGAGAAAAAGGCGGTCAAGCAGAAGCCGCCCACGGAAAAGGATAAGGCTGCCAAGCCCGGCAGAGGCCGTCCGCCCAAGGATGGCAAGGCTGCTCCCGATAAGGCTAAGCAGCCCAAACCTCGGGACAAAAATTCCCAAAGCAAGCCCGCCCCGGAGAAGCCTGCCGTGGATAAGGGCGGTGCTCCCACTGGTGCGGAGGTCACGCCGGAGCCGTCTGCGTCCCGTGACGCCACCCGTGCCAAAAAAGAGGAGATCGTTTATCTCAACCTGTCTGATCTGCACCCGTTCAAAAATCATCCCTTTGGTGTCCGGGACGATGCGGAGATGCAGGGGCTTGTGGAGTCGGTCAAGGCGGCGGGCGTCAATCAGCCAGCGCTGGTGCGTCCCCGTGAGGATGGCGGCTATGAGATCATCGCAGGCCACCGCCGCCAGCGGGCAAGTGAACTCGCCGGATTTGCGAATATGCCGTGTATCGTCCGCAACATGACGGACGATGAAGCCATCCTCGCCATGACGGATGACAACCTCCGCCACCGTGAGCGCATTTTGCCCACGGAAAAGGCGCAGTCGCTCAAAATGCAGGTGGAGGCCATCAAGCACCAAGGCTCCCGTCCCGGAGAGGAGGACAAGGACGCCGGAAAACGCTCTACGCAGGTCGTGGGAGATCGCAACGGTATGAACTATAAACAGGTGCAGCGGTATATCCGCCTGACCGAGTTTGTGCCGGATTTGCAGAAAATGGTGGACGAGAAAAAGCTGGCGTTCACCCCGGCGGTGGAGATCTCATTCATCCGTCCCAAAAATCAGAGGTATATCGCCGTGTCCATTGAGGGGCAGCAGTCCTCGCCCTCGCTGTCGCAGGCACAGAAAATGCGGGAGCTGGACAAGGACGGCAAGCTCAACGGCGATGTGATCGACGGTATTCTGTCGCAGGAGAAAAAGGAGGTAGACAAGGTGATCATCAATAGTGCGGAACTGGAAAAGTATTTCGGCAAGGACAAGTCCCCGAGGGAAATGAAAGACAAGATCATTTCTCTGCTGGATGACTGGAAGGCCAAGCAGCCGCCCGAGCTGGGCAAGCCCGAAAAGAAAATGGATTTGGAAAAGTGACCTTGGGACTTTTTGTCCCGAGGTCTTTCGTTTCCCCGAATGGCTCTTGTGGTTATATCCCCCGTCGCCGCCCGTATTCCAGCATGGCCGGGAGCGGGCTGTCAAGGGTGCATCGCACCGCTGTTTTCAGCGGCCAGCCCTTGACCGCCTGTCCCGGCTATGCTTTTTCTCCGGCAAGCGGCGGGGGTATATCCTCCAGAGCCGCCCCCTTTCCCAAGAATGGGAAAGGGCGTGGGGTTTGGGTTGAACTACTACATTACAAAACGGAGGTATTTTACAATGAAACGACCCCTTGCGTACATTACCGCCGCATGGTGCGGCAGCGATCACGAAAACACGAAGCTGGCGGCGCAGTATTGCCGCACGGTGTATGAGGCGGGCTTTTCGCCTATCTGCCCGACGCTCTATCAGCCCCTTTTCCTCAATGACGCCGTTCCAGAGGAACATAAGAGCGGCATCGACATGGGGCGCGACCTGCTCCGCCGCTCTCATGTGCTGGTGGTGTGCGGTCATACCGTCACCGAGGCCATGAAGAACGACATCGCCGTTGCCCAGCGGCTCGGGATCACCGCCACCACCCTTGAGGGCATTTTGACCGTCAAGGGACAGGGGCGCAGATAAGATGACGGCGCTCCGGCTGGGGAGCCTGTTTGACGGGATCGGCGTGTTTCCGCTGGCGGCGGTGCGCTGCGGCATTGAGCCGATATGGGCAAGCGAGATCGAAAAAGCCCCTATCTCCATCACGAAATGCCACTTTCCCGATATGGCGCACTTGGGAGATGTGACGAAGCTGGACGGGCGGGAACTTCCGCCCGTCCATATTATCACCTTTGGCTCACCGTGCCAAAATCTTTCGCAGATCGGCAACCGCAAGGGGCTTGCGGGAGAAAAATCCAGTCTGTTTTTTCAAGCCATCCGCATTATCCGTGAAATGAGGGAGGCGACAAATGGTCTATTTCCAGCAATCGCTGTTTGGGAAAATGTCATGGGAGCGTTTTCATCAAATGACCGGATGGATTTTAGAGCCGTCCTATCTGCTTTCACAGACGCCGATGTTTCAATGCCTGCTTCTGGAAGATGGGCAGGAGCCGGAATGGTGCGAGGGCGAACGCCTGACCTCTCTTGGCGGCTCATGGATGCCCAGTATTGGGCAAGCCCCCGACTGGCACGACGGCAGCGTATCTTTCTTGTGGCAGACTTTGGAGGACGGCGCTCCCACGAAATACTTTTTAAGCCCCGCACAATGCAGTCACTTTCTGCATCTGGCAGAGATAGCGGGCTGCCCGCCGCCTGCGGAGATCGAGGCTCTTTTATTGAAGCAGGGCGGCGCGTACCAGTCACCCGACCCTTTCAATGCTTCCGTATGCGGGCGTCCGCCAAGGAGCGGACGGAAACAGCGTTCCGAAACAGCTTCGGACTGCCAACTGACCCTTTTCCCACTCTGTTAGCGGGCGGCATTTCGCCCTTTGCCTTTTGGTATGAGGACGATCCCGCCGGGGGCTGCGTCCGCTTTCCCACGGAAACGGAATGTGAGCGGCTCATGGGGCTGCCGGAGGGCTGGACAAGGTGCGGTGCGGACGGCGAGGAAATTCTATCCTCCCACCGTTACCGGGCATTGGGAAATGCCATCGCGCTGCCCTGCGCCGAGTATATCATGGCGGGGATCGCGGAGGCGCTGACAAAAGGAGGTGCAAATGACGGTATTTGAAGCCTACATTACCAATCTCGGCAAATACGCCGAGGGGCAGCTTGTGGGCGAAACGCTGAAATTTCCGGCTACCACGGAGGAGGTGCAATCGCTCTTAAAGAACATCGGCGTGAACGGTGTGCGGTATGAGGAGTTTTTCATCACCGCCTTTGACGGCGATGTGATGGGCTTATACGACTATCTCACCGAGTATGAAAACTTGGACGAGCTGAACCATCTGGCGCATCTCATTTCCGAGCTGGACAGCGACGAGATCGAAACGCTGGAGGCCGTACTCAATAAGGGCGACCATACTTCCAGCGTGGCGGACATCATCAACCTCGTTCACAATCTGGACTGCTACGATCTGCACCCCGGCGTGACCGACGATGAAACGCTGGGGCGCATCTATGTGGAGGACATGGAACTACTGGATGTGCCGGACAATGTGCTGCCCTACTTCGATTTTGAAGCCTATGGGCGGGATATGCGGATCAACGAGGGCGGCCACTTCGCCCCCACGGGCTATCTGACCCGCAGCGGCGATTTCAAGGAGGTGTACCACGGGATCGAGGACATTCCCGCCGAACACCGCATTTTTGCGTACCCCAAGTTAAATATCCGGGAGCAGATGGCGGCCTACAAGGAGGTCATAGACCGTTCCTCTTTGGAGGGCGAGCACCTGCACCCGAGAAAGGAGCATGATGACCGCTGACCTTGGGACATTTTGTCCCGAGGTCATATTTCTATCAGAGAGGAGGCGATGACGGCTGGTAGACGAGGATATTTCCCGGCGCACGATTGCCGTATCGGTGAAAGCGTCGAAGCTGACCGCCCGGGGGCTTGCCTATGTTGTCCGGGCGGTGGGGCGCAAAATTGCCAAGGCACACCGGGCAAAGCAGACGCCCCACGGCAAGCAGACCGTGAAAAAGCTCATGGCGCATGGCACATCCACCGACAGTCTTGAACTGTCCGGGGATACAAAGCTCTTTGACCGGGTAGCCTGGAAGTGGAATGTGGACTATGCCTTTTATCAGACTGAACCGGGGAAATACCTGCTGTTCTTCAAGTCCGGGCAGGCGGACGCTATGACCGCCTGCTTTTCGGAATATTCCCGCAAGGTGCTGGACAAGGCTAAGTCCCGCCAGCCCACGATCCCCGAACAGATGAAGCAGGCGGAACAGCAGCTTGCCAAGGAAAAGCCGCAGAAAGAACACATTAAGGAGGCCGTGCATGGTGACAGATAAGCTCCGTAAATATGTGCTGCCCAACATTCCCTATGTGTTCATCGGCTGGGTGTTTCTCAAGCTGGGGACGGCCTACCGTCTGGCGGCGGGCGGCGATTTTGCCCATAAGCTGCTGGGACTGGGACAGGCCGTCGGCGCGGCCTTTGCCGACTTTGCCCCCGGCCTTGCTCCCTTTGACTGGCTGGTGGGCATTGTGGGGGCGGTGGCGTTCCGTCTGCTGATCTGCTTCAAAAGCAAGAACGCAAAGAAATTCCGGCGTGATGAAGAGTACGGTTCAGCCCGTTGGGGATCTGAAAAAGATATACGCCCTTTTGTCGATCCCAAGTTTGAAAACAATATGATCTTGACCGCCACAGAACAGCTCACCATGAACACTCGCCCGAAAAATCCCG contains:
- a CDS encoding AraC family transcriptional regulator — translated: MRDEIKKDRITTDETLRETANHGSEEYPFSYYYEDIWGFDFHCIDWHWHPEVEFVYVQQGKADFLVGGNRYVLSSGDGIFINSQVIHRFEARGSAIIPNIVFSPVLLAPQGSLIYSRYIRPIIESTTECVIFSAEATAHHSIIETMRSIFAVQGSGTASEMKTVELLLKLWRLLYESIQITDCSPVVSVHSAQTQAKLQIMMQYIHDNYSSRITLDDIARTVLVSKSTVLNIFRTYLHTSPINYVVEYRLKRASKLLVDTEHSVCAIAHETGFENIGYFCRRFKTLYGVTPIYYRNHCHSAE
- a CDS encoding DUF7768 domain-containing protein; its protein translation is MKRPLAYITAAWCGSDHENTKLAAQYCRTVYEAGFSPICPTLYQPLFLNDAVPEEHKSGIDMGRDLLRRSHVLVVCGHTVTEAMKNDIAVAQRLGITATTLEGILTVKGQGRR
- a CDS encoding PcfB family protein, which translates into the protein MKASKLTARGLAYVVRAVGRKIAKAHRAKQTPHGKQTVKKLMAHGTSTDSLELSGDTKLFDRVAWKWNVDYAFYQTEPGKYLLFFKSGQADAMTACFSEYSRKVLDKAKSRQPTIPEQMKQAEQQLAKEKPQKEHIKEAVHGDR
- a CDS encoding ParB/RepB/Spo0J family partition protein: MADDKKNIPDVAPPAEAPAPAVENAAVPEQSAPKSALTDAEAVMLEHEGQAALFEMGEAVPDPADAVTRTEVEEPATPDVPKAGKEQEQPPAPGKDDPAPAYSDKVVDFAAARDEAAKEEKKAVKQKPPTEKDKAAKPGRGRPPKDGKAAPDKAKQPKPRDKNSQSKPAPEKPAVDKGGAPTGAEVTPEPSASRDATRAKKEEIVYLNLSDLHPFKNHPFGVRDDAEMQGLVESVKAAGVNQPALVRPREDGGYEIIAGHRRQRASELAGFANMPCIVRNMTDDEAILAMTDDNLRHRERILPTEKAQSLKMQVEAIKHQGSRPGEEDKDAGKRSTQVVGDRNGMNYKQVQRYIRLTEFVPDLQKMVDEKKLAFTPAVEISFIRPKNQRYIAVSIEGQQSSPSLSQAQKMRELDKDGKLNGDVIDGILSQEKKEVDKVIINSAELEKYFGKDKSPREMKDKIISLLDDWKAKQPPELGKPEKKMDLEK
- a CDS encoding MFS transporter — encoded protein: MALNYKKTLISCYLGFITQAIAANFAPLLFLTFHNGYGIPLGKVALISSVFFVTQLIIDVLCARFADKIGYRKCVIGSQAFSALGLIGLAFLSELFPNPFAGIIVSTIIYAMGSGLTEVLVSPIVEACPFEHKKAAMSLLHSFYCWGSVGVILISTLFFTVFGIENWKWLSCIWAIIPLVNIYNFSVCPIEHPVEDGEGMRIRDLLRVPLFWLAILLMVCAGASELSMAQWASAFAESALGMTKSVGDIAGPCMFAVTMGISRTLYGKYGEKLDLMKFMIGSALLCLICYITASLSGIPIIGLFGCIMCGFSVGIMWPGSISICSGKIPTGGTAMFALLAMAGDLGGALGPAIVGNITQNAGDDMQKGMLSGCAFPLILMISLLLLNRARHRNN
- a CDS encoding DUF262 domain-containing protein translates to MYESEINTSIVHTRQINYSLGELQNVVEANDIITDPDYQRNYVYDNKHASLLVESILIGIPIPIIYLAEEDDGVLSVIDGQQRITSFVRYLRNEFQLVGLTKLQSLNGLFFKDLEKSIQRKLRTLTVSAVCIEKGF
- a CDS encoding DNA cytosine methyltransferase codes for the protein MTALRLGSLFDGIGVFPLAAVRCGIEPIWASEIEKAPISITKCHFPDMAHLGDVTKLDGRELPPVHIITFGSPCQNLSQIGNRKGLAGEKSSLFFQAIRIIREMREATNGLFPAIAVWENVMGAFSSNDRMDFRAVLSAFTDADVSMPASGRWAGAGMVRGRTPDLSWRLMDAQYWASPRLARRQRIFLVADFGGRRSHEILFKPRTMQSLSASGRDSGLPAACGDRGSFIEAGRRVPVTRPFQCFRMRASAKERTETAFRNSFGLPTDPFPTLLAGGISPFAFWYEDDPAGGCVRFPTETECERLMGLPEGWTRCGADGEEILSSHRYRALGNAIALPCAEYIMAGIAEALTKGGANDGI
- a CDS encoding helix-turn-helix domain-containing protein, which translates into the protein MPKGVPNKRYTPEFKKLVVETMMKEKISYRETARQFEISNHHRVQDWERIYLTEGPEGFAIERRGCGNHGCH
- a CDS encoding antirestriction protein ArdA; its protein translation is MTVFEAYITNLGKYAEGQLVGETLKFPATTEEVQSLLKNIGVNGVRYEEFFITAFDGDVMGLYDYLTEYENLDELNHLAHLISELDSDEIETLEAVLNKGDHTSSVADIINLVHNLDCYDLHPGVTDDETLGRIYVEDMELLDVPDNVLPYFDFEAYGRDMRINEGGHFAPTGYLTRSGDFKEVYHGIEDIPAEHRIFAYPKLNIREQMAAYKEVIDRSSLEGEHLHPRKEHDDR
- a CDS encoding HNH endonuclease, coding for MLSIDDCEIDHIIAYSLGGSTSIENAQLLHKTCNRSKGCQLSESDEFIDDRDDLSED